In Legionella beliardensis, the following are encoded in one genomic region:
- a CDS encoding hydroxymethylglutaryl-CoA lyase, translating into MNYPQHVTIVEVGPRDGLQNELSFVATETKIALINQLSQTGLKYIEATSFVSAKAIPQFVDSEVVFKSINKPETVCFSTLVPNERGMLKALSLGVKEVAVFTAASETFNQRNINCTIAESIARFKPVFDLAKANDISVRAYISCALGCPYEGEIKPAQVAHVAWQLFNLGASEICLGDTIGVGTPKQTKALIHSLLDTFPASQLAMHFHDTYGQAIANIVASLDCGIYRFDSSVAGLGGCPYAQGATGNVATEDILYLMHGLGIDTGIDIFKVVAAGDMICKALNRKNQSKVANALLANQC; encoded by the coding sequence ATGAACTACCCTCAACACGTTACAATCGTTGAAGTCGGTCCACGCGATGGATTGCAAAATGAGCTGTCGTTTGTCGCGACTGAAACTAAAATTGCCTTAATCAATCAATTAAGCCAAACCGGTTTAAAGTACATTGAAGCCACTAGTTTTGTCTCAGCAAAAGCAATCCCGCAATTTGTTGACAGTGAGGTCGTTTTTAAATCGATTAATAAACCAGAAACAGTTTGTTTTTCAACACTCGTGCCTAATGAGCGAGGCATGCTAAAAGCGCTTAGCCTAGGTGTAAAAGAAGTAGCAGTCTTTACAGCCGCCAGTGAAACATTTAATCAACGTAATATAAACTGTACGATTGCTGAAAGTATTGCGCGCTTTAAACCGGTCTTTGATTTAGCCAAAGCAAATGATATCTCAGTTAGAGCTTATATTTCATGCGCGTTAGGTTGTCCTTATGAGGGTGAAATTAAGCCAGCTCAAGTGGCTCACGTCGCCTGGCAATTATTTAATTTAGGTGCTAGCGAAATTTGTCTCGGTGATACCATTGGTGTAGGAACACCTAAGCAAACGAAAGCATTAATTCACAGTCTTTTAGATACTTTCCCTGCCTCACAATTAGCCATGCATTTTCACGATACTTATGGTCAGGCAATTGCTAATATTGTTGCTTCATTAGATTGCGGTATTTATCGATTTGACAGCTCTGTGGCAGGCTTAGGGGGCTGCCCTTATGCACAAGGGGCTACGGGTAATGTAGCTACTGAAGATATACTTTATTTAATGCATGGCTTAGGCATTGACACGGGTATTGATATTTTCAAAGTTGTCGCTGCTGGCGATATGATTTGCAAAGCACTAAATCGCAAAAATCAGTCTAAAGTAGCTAACGCACTTTTAGCCAATCAATGCTAA
- a CDS encoding carbon-nitrogen hydrolase, with amino-acid sequence MVTRNKLVIGLVQERWYNDPNIHQEKLAAGIMAAAKQGAQVVCLQELTLSPYFCTRPDVDCQPFMEDIHTGPTARFVGNMAKTAQVVITASLFEKAGFNTAVAFNQQGEIAAITRKQHIPSGEKYHEDYYFKPGDSNYPVHDLAGHRFGLPTCYDQWFPELSRIYGLKGAELLVYPTAIGAEPTAPGFDSQPLWQKVMIAQGIMANCFMVAVNRIGTEEGLEFYGSSFISNPLGEILVQAPRHEPAVLVAELDMSIRSLWSRLFPFASQRQPETYQELLKIQAGIAS; translated from the coding sequence ATGGTTACACGTAATAAATTAGTCATTGGGTTAGTGCAGGAGCGTTGGTACAATGACCCCAATATACATCAAGAAAAATTAGCAGCAGGTATTATGGCTGCTGCAAAGCAAGGCGCTCAGGTTGTCTGCTTACAAGAGCTAACCCTTTCCCCTTATTTTTGCACTCGTCCAGATGTCGATTGTCAGCCATTTATGGAAGATATTCATACAGGTCCCACTGCTCGTTTCGTGGGTAACATGGCAAAAACAGCTCAAGTGGTGATTACAGCATCACTTTTTGAAAAAGCTGGGTTTAATACGGCTGTCGCTTTTAACCAACAGGGTGAAATTGCTGCCATCACGCGCAAACAGCATATCCCTTCGGGCGAAAAATACCATGAAGACTATTATTTTAAACCAGGCGATTCTAATTACCCTGTCCATGATTTAGCTGGGCATCGCTTTGGCCTACCAACTTGTTATGATCAATGGTTTCCAGAACTATCACGCATTTACGGCTTAAAAGGGGCTGAACTCTTAGTTTACCCAACGGCTATTGGCGCTGAACCAACAGCACCAGGATTTGATAGTCAACCACTGTGGCAAAAAGTTATGATTGCGCAAGGGATTATGGCAAATTGTTTTATGGTAGCTGTTAATCGTATTGGGACTGAAGAAGGACTTGAATTTTATGGCAGTAGCTTTATTAGCAATCCTCTGGGTGAAATCCTAGTGCAAGCACCACGACATGAGCCGGCTGTATTAGTCGCTGAGCTTGACATGAGTATACGGTCGCTTTGGAGCAGGTTATTTCCATTCGCAAGCCAGCGCCAGCCAGAAACTTATCAAGAATTACTTAAAATCCAAGCAGGAATTGCCTCATGA
- the speA gene encoding biosynthetic arginine decarboxylase translates to MTDNLTEFNSYNIAHWGEGYFSINPLGNIEIHKNSTQQGVELTAIVKAANRAGLKLPLLIRFIDILHDRVLKIYEAFTQVIADNNYQGHYQLVYPIKVNQEQCVVRELLKAPAHAIGLEAGSKPELMAAIGMLDKRSSTIVCNGYKDSSYIRTALIAQQMGHEIFIIIEKRSELDIILKESARLKIKPNLGVRIRLTTKSAGKWENTGGAKSKFGLNAEQVLDLVMRLKENNALDCLRLMHCHLGSQVANIHDIRFCMQEVARNYVELRRLQAPIQTIDVGGGLGIDYEGTRTSTDCSMNYSLNEYATNIILAIRHVCEEAEMPEPNLISESGRALTAHHAVLVTNITDVEVIKKTNELPFIGPDDSHVIQDIWDTYQSLSDHKPSELYHYALHSLEEAHSMFKHGVITLEEKAKVERLFTIICCEVQRKLDEKTLGDRELMNIINERMAAKIFCNLSFFQSLPDAWAIDQIFPVAPISHLNEPVRIPSILQDLTCDSDGTIKHYPGQFSIESTLMLPHFNPDNPYAIAFFLVGAYQEILGNLHNLFGDTNSLDVNLKEDGQFEINDLVSGDTVTNVLSYAHYDTKKLLLSYEKQLISSELPQETIQGYLDELRSIFSQLTYLNGNQSFS, encoded by the coding sequence ATGACTGACAATTTAACTGAATTTAATTCCTATAATATTGCTCATTGGGGCGAAGGTTATTTTTCTATTAACCCATTAGGCAATATCGAAATCCATAAAAATTCGACCCAGCAAGGTGTGGAGTTAACAGCTATTGTTAAAGCGGCTAACCGCGCTGGCTTAAAACTACCCTTACTTATTCGCTTTATTGATATTCTGCATGACCGCGTTCTGAAGATTTATGAGGCCTTTACCCAAGTGATTGCTGATAACAATTACCAAGGTCATTATCAATTAGTCTATCCTATTAAAGTTAATCAAGAACAGTGTGTTGTACGGGAATTATTAAAAGCGCCTGCGCATGCAATTGGCCTTGAAGCCGGCAGTAAACCTGAGTTAATGGCTGCTATTGGTATGTTAGATAAACGTAGCTCAACAATTGTTTGTAATGGCTATAAAGATAGCTCTTATATACGCACCGCCTTAATCGCACAGCAAATGGGCCATGAAATATTTATTATTATTGAAAAGCGTTCTGAATTAGATATTATTCTTAAAGAATCAGCAAGACTTAAGATAAAACCTAATTTAGGTGTACGTATTCGCTTAACGACTAAGAGTGCAGGCAAATGGGAAAACACCGGTGGCGCTAAATCAAAGTTTGGTTTAAATGCTGAGCAAGTACTCGACTTAGTGATGCGCCTTAAAGAGAATAATGCCCTAGATTGCTTACGTCTTATGCATTGCCATTTAGGTTCGCAAGTAGCTAATATTCATGACATTCGTTTTTGTATGCAAGAAGTGGCTCGTAATTATGTTGAGTTACGCCGTTTGCAAGCACCTATTCAAACGATTGACGTGGGCGGTGGCTTAGGTATTGATTATGAAGGCACTCGTACCAGTACTGATTGTTCTATGAACTATAGTCTTAATGAATACGCAACAAATATTATTTTAGCAATTCGCCATGTTTGCGAAGAAGCAGAAATGCCTGAACCTAATTTAATTTCTGAATCAGGCCGTGCTCTAACAGCGCATCATGCCGTATTGGTCACTAATATTACTGATGTTGAAGTCATCAAAAAAACAAATGAACTGCCTTTTATTGGCCCTGATGATTCCCATGTAATTCAAGATATTTGGGATACTTATCAGTCCCTGTCCGATCATAAGCCAAGCGAACTTTATCATTATGCGCTTCACTCACTTGAAGAAGCCCACTCTATGTTCAAACATGGCGTCATTACGTTAGAAGAAAAAGCCAAAGTTGAGCGGCTGTTTACCATTATTTGTTGTGAAGTCCAACGGAAATTGGATGAAAAAACACTAGGCGATCGCGAGTTAATGAATATTATTAATGAGCGAATGGCAGCTAAGATTTTTTGTAATTTATCTTTTTTCCAATCCTTACCTGATGCATGGGCAATTGATCAAATTTTTCCAGTAGCCCCTATTTCCCATCTAAATGAACCAGTAAGAATACCAAGTATTTTACAAGATTTAACTTGTGACTCTGATGGTACAATTAAGCATTACCCTGGGCAGTTTTCTATAGAATCAACGCTGATGTTACCTCATTTTAATCCAGATAATCCTTATGCAATTGCTTTCTTTTTAGTCGGAGCTTATCAGGAAATTTTAGGTAATTTACATAATTTATTTGGCGATACTAACTCTTTGGATGTTAATTTAAAAGAAGATGGGCAATTTGAAATTAATGATTTAGTCAGTGGCGATACGGTAACTAATGTTCTAAGTTATGCGCATTATGACACCAAAAAACTATTACTCTCTTACGAGAAACAGCTGATTAGTTCTGAACTTCCGCAGGAAACAATTCAGGGGTACTTAGATGAGTTACGTAGTATTTTTTCACAATTAACTTATCTTAATGGCAATCAAAGCTTTTCGTAA
- a CDS encoding agmatine deiminase family protein: MNMITPKQQGFKMPAEWYPHAACWMAWPCHLETWEAIGLEKARIAYSRVAKAIAEFEPVIMLVNPGDEESAQRLCDNTIQIQSLPLNDSWTRDTGSTFLLNQQKELAGVDWIHNAWGGNYLDCALDDQIAATIIQTTQARYFKAPLVMEGGSFHVDGEGTVLTTRECLLNPNRNPNLSQEEIENYLHDYLGTQKVIWLNKGIIGDETDGHIDEIACFTAPGTVLCLTTSDKQDENYQRLQENYDILKTATDAAGRSLDVITIEQPPATYIAGERLTLSYINFYLANQGIVMPAFGHEKYDNAARQLLQKCFPTYRINQIDALEVFVGGGGIHCITQQQPISREIV; encoded by the coding sequence ATCAATATGATTACACCAAAACAACAAGGCTTTAAAATGCCTGCAGAATGGTATCCACATGCGGCTTGCTGGATGGCTTGGCCATGCCATCTTGAAACATGGGAAGCCATTGGTCTTGAAAAGGCACGGATAGCTTACAGTCGAGTAGCAAAAGCAATTGCTGAGTTTGAACCCGTTATTATGTTAGTTAATCCTGGCGATGAAGAGAGTGCTCAACGTTTATGTGACAATACCATTCAAATTCAATCATTGCCTTTAAATGATTCCTGGACACGTGACACAGGCTCTACTTTTTTATTAAATCAGCAAAAAGAATTAGCCGGCGTTGATTGGATTCATAATGCTTGGGGCGGTAATTACCTTGACTGTGCGCTAGACGACCAAATTGCTGCTACTATTATTCAAACCACACAAGCGCGTTACTTTAAAGCACCTTTAGTTATGGAAGGTGGCTCGTTTCATGTTGATGGTGAGGGCACTGTACTGACGACTCGTGAGTGCTTACTTAACCCTAATCGCAATCCTAATTTGTCGCAAGAAGAGATTGAAAATTATCTTCATGATTATTTAGGTACGCAAAAAGTGATTTGGCTTAATAAAGGCATTATTGGTGATGAAACAGACGGCCATATTGATGAAATTGCTTGCTTTACAGCGCCAGGTACCGTGTTATGCTTAACTACCTCTGATAAACAAGATGAGAATTATCAACGCTTGCAAGAAAATTATGACATCTTAAAAACTGCCACGGATGCAGCCGGAAGAAGCCTAGACGTTATTACAATAGAACAGCCACCAGCGACTTACATCGCCGGCGAGCGATTGACTTTGTCTTATATTAATTTTTACCTAGCTAATCAAGGCATTGTTATGCCCGCATTTGGCCATGAAAAATACGATAATGCAGCGCGTCAGCTACTACAAAAGTGCTTTCCAACCTATCGGATTAATCAAATTGATGCATTAGAAGTATTCGTTGGAGGCGGGGGGATTCATTGTATTACGCAACAACAACCCATTAGTAGAGAAATAGTATAA
- a CDS encoding acetoacetate--CoA ligase, which translates to MSIVWQPKYPEATQMWQFMQFVEKAEQTSFANYQALHQWSIDHIARFWELLCQFFAIDFKTPPQRILNHSGHMLNATWFEGATFNFAEKLLTRRDSHPALISIKENGERIVLTYQELYQQVAACAQGLKQAGVAVGDRVAAIMPNVSHTVIAMLATASLGAIWSSCSPDFGAQAAIDRFGQIEPKVLFVCNGHYYLGKAHQDLPKIKEVSQALPSLQKIIICPILTSNNEQFNLTNACLWDDFIQQITTCEFQNLPFAHPLYILFSSGTTGKPKCIVHGAGGTLLQHIKELGLHTDITEKDNLFFYTTCGWMMWNWMVSVLALGATLTLYDGSPTYPDAYRLFQLINDEKITVFGTSAKFISAVDKADAKPSTRFKLETLRTILSTGSPLLPKNYDFVYQDIKAEVQLSSISGGTDIVSCFALGNPLLPIYKGELQCFGLGMAVNVFDEQGHPVVQERGELVCTKPFPSMPIYFWNDFEKKAYKHAYFERYKNVWAHGDFAEITRHQGLIIYGRSDAILNPGGIRIGTAEIYRQVEKIPQVVDSIVIGQDWQDDIRIILFVKLQEGLQLDDELQDLIKQTIKRNASPRHVPAKILQVPDIPRTMSGKIVEVAVRQIVHGQEINNIQSLANPEALAYFKDRSELTN; encoded by the coding sequence ATGAGTATAGTTTGGCAACCTAAATATCCTGAAGCGACCCAGATGTGGCAATTTATGCAGTTTGTAGAAAAAGCCGAGCAAACGTCATTTGCAAACTATCAAGCACTCCATCAATGGTCTATTGACCATATTGCCCGTTTTTGGGAGCTCTTGTGTCAATTTTTTGCAATTGATTTTAAGACTCCACCACAACGCATTTTAAATCACTCAGGACATATGCTTAATGCCACTTGGTTTGAGGGGGCAACCTTTAATTTTGCTGAAAAACTGCTTACTCGACGTGATAGTCACCCAGCGCTTATTAGCATTAAAGAAAATGGTGAACGAATTGTATTAACTTACCAAGAACTTTATCAACAAGTCGCTGCTTGTGCCCAGGGTTTAAAACAAGCCGGCGTCGCGGTAGGTGATCGGGTAGCGGCAATCATGCCTAATGTTTCTCATACGGTTATTGCTATGTTAGCGACTGCCTCATTAGGTGCCATTTGGTCTTCCTGTTCGCCTGACTTTGGTGCGCAAGCTGCGATTGATAGATTTGGCCAAATTGAACCTAAAGTGCTCTTTGTTTGCAATGGTCATTATTATTTAGGCAAAGCTCATCAAGATCTGCCTAAGATTAAAGAAGTTAGCCAAGCATTACCCTCATTACAAAAAATCATTATTTGCCCCATTTTAACTTCTAATAACGAACAATTTAATCTTACGAATGCTTGCTTATGGGATGACTTTATTCAACAAATAACCACGTGTGAATTTCAAAATTTGCCATTTGCTCATCCTCTCTATATTTTGTTTTCTTCAGGTACAACGGGTAAACCTAAATGTATTGTTCATGGTGCGGGTGGAACACTATTACAACATATTAAAGAACTTGGCTTACACACTGACATCACGGAAAAAGATAACTTATTTTTTTACACTACCTGTGGCTGGATGATGTGGAATTGGATGGTTTCTGTACTTGCTTTAGGTGCCACGTTAACTCTTTATGACGGCTCGCCTACTTATCCTGACGCTTATCGGCTTTTTCAATTAATTAATGATGAAAAGATTACGGTATTTGGTACCAGTGCCAAATTCATTTCAGCGGTTGATAAAGCGGATGCTAAGCCTAGTACCCGTTTTAAATTAGAGACATTGCGCACCATCCTTTCTACAGGCTCGCCATTACTGCCGAAAAATTATGATTTTGTTTATCAGGATATCAAAGCAGAGGTCCAATTAAGTTCTATCTCTGGTGGGACAGACATTGTTTCCTGCTTTGCTCTAGGTAATCCCCTACTGCCTATTTATAAAGGTGAATTACAATGTTTTGGCTTAGGCATGGCTGTGAACGTGTTCGATGAACAAGGCCACCCTGTCGTTCAGGAGCGTGGTGAATTAGTCTGTACCAAACCTTTTCCATCTATGCCTATTTATTTTTGGAATGATTTTGAAAAAAAAGCTTATAAACATGCCTATTTTGAACGTTATAAAAATGTATGGGCACATGGGGATTTTGCAGAAATTACCAGACATCAAGGTTTAATTATTTATGGTCGTTCGGATGCTATTTTAAATCCAGGTGGCATAAGAATTGGTACAGCAGAGATTTATCGTCAAGTTGAAAAAATTCCACAAGTAGTCGACAGTATTGTGATTGGGCAGGATTGGCAAGATGACATTCGTATTATTCTGTTTGTCAAATTACAAGAAGGCTTACAATTGGATGACGAGTTACAAGATTTAATTAAGCAAACAATAAAACGCAATGCTTCACCTCGTCACGTGCCCGCTAAAATTCTGCAAGTACCTGATATTCCACGCACCATGAGTGGTAAAATTGTGGAAGTTGCTGTACGCCAAATTGTTCATGGCCAAGAGATTAATAATATTCAATCCCTAGCCAATCCAGAAGCACTAGCCTATTTTAAGGATAGGTCGGAATTAACAAATTAA